The region CCTTTACTTCCTTTGACACGGAAACTAAATTTCACACAACCCGTTTGCTCATCTTGAATAACCTCTCCAAGTAATTCTAATTCATAAATCGTCACTTCACGACGAGGTCGTTCAACCGTTTGCCCTGCTCTTGCATATTCATATAGTTTTTTTCCATTGACCTTAACCGCTGAATACATAGGAGGAACTTGAATACTCGTTCCTAACATTGATTTTAATACCGCTTTAACTTCTTCTTTTGTAATCTGACGATGAATGGGTTTCGATTCAACGACTTCCCCATCTGCATCTTCGGTCGTCGTTGAAAAACCAATCGTCACCTCACCCAAATATTCTTTTTCATTTGCCGTTAAAAATTGCGAAATTTTAGTTGCACGACCGATGCAAAGTGGTAAAACCCCGGTTACACTTGGGTCAAGTGTTCCTGTATGCCCTACTTTTTTTGTCTTTAGCACTTTACGGACAATATTAACACAATCATGTGATGTCATTCCTGCTGGTTTATCTAATAACAATACGCCATCCATGCCTTCACCTCATTATTTCCTTTAAATCGATAATAAAAACTGCTCAAAAACTTCATTTGCCATCAATAAGCCACTTGGAGTTAGCCGGACATTTAATTCTTTTTGTTCTAAATATCCCTTTTGAATTAATTCTTCAAACGCTTTTCCATAAATCTCATCGATATTCACATCGTATTTATCACTAATCGCCTTTAAATTAACACCCTTTAATAATCTTAAACCGAGAAACATTTCTTCTTCA is a window of Turicibacter sanguinis DNA encoding:
- the truB gene encoding tRNA pseudouridine(55) synthase TruB, translating into MDGVLLLDKPAGMTSHDCVNIVRKVLKTKKVGHTGTLDPSVTGVLPLCIGRATKISQFLTANEKEYLGEVTIGFSTTTEDADGEVVESKPIHRQITKEEVKAVLKSMLGTSIQVPPMYSAVKVNGKKLYEYARAGQTVERPRREVTIYELELLGEVIQDEQTGCVKFSFRVKGSKGLFVRTVAVTIGEKLGYPAHMSHLRRIASGVFKISDCLSIDQLKEKVEHQSLSLLTIEQAFEDFPKVTVDHWVEKLVRNGVQLHPEQVGNIETPQFAIFSQSGQCLAVYEKHESKPVMKSVRGFF